In Halarcobacter bivalviorum, a genomic segment contains:
- the cysD gene encoding sulfate adenylyltransferase subunit CysD encodes MSDINISAERLTHLKQLEAESMHIMREVIAEFSNPAMLYSVGKDSSVMLHILQKAFYPAPPPLPLVHVDTKWKFKEMIEFRDRRAKEVGMELIVYSNPKGIEMDISPFKHGSAVHTDIMKTEGLKNMLNIQKFDAVFGGARRDEEKSRAKERIYSFRDENHRWDPKNQRPELWNIYNGRHTKGESIRVFPLSNWTELDIWQYIYLEQIPIPDLYFSKEREVVEYMGTKIMVDDERMPEELRATAKKEKVRFRTLGCYPLTGAVESSATTLPEIIQEMLICTTSERQGRLIDSDGDASMEKKKQEGYF; translated from the coding sequence ATGAGTGATATAAATATAAGTGCTGAAAGACTTACACATTTAAAACAATTAGAAGCTGAATCTATGCATATCATGAGAGAAGTAATAGCTGAATTTTCTAATCCAGCAATGCTTTACTCAGTAGGTAAAGATTCTTCTGTAATGCTACATATTTTACAAAAGGCTTTTTATCCAGCACCACCACCACTTCCTTTAGTGCATGTTGATACAAAATGGAAGTTTAAAGAGATGATTGAATTTAGAGATAGACGAGCAAAAGAAGTAGGAATGGAATTAATCGTTTACTCTAATCCAAAAGGAATTGAGATGGATATCTCTCCTTTTAAACATGGTTCTGCTGTTCATACAGATATCATGAAAACTGAAGGTTTAAAAAATATGCTTAACATCCAAAAATTTGATGCAGTTTTTGGTGGAGCAAGAAGAGATGAAGAAAAGAGTAGAGCTAAAGAGAGAATTTACTCATTTAGAGATGAAAACCATAGATGGGATCCGAAAAACCAAAGACCAGAACTTTGGAATATCTATAATGGAAGACACACAAAAGGTGAGTCTATTAGAGTATTCCCTTTATCAAATTGGACAGAGCTTGATATTTGGCAATATATCTACTTAGAGCAAATACCTATTCCTGATTTATATTTCTCTAAAGAAAGAGAAGTAGTAGAGTACATGGGTACAAAAATCATGGTAGATGATGAGAGAATGCCAGAAGAATTAAGAGCTACTGCTAAAAAAGAAAAGGTGCGATTTAGAACACTTGGTTGTTATCCATTAACAGGAGCTGTTGAAAGTTCTGCAACAACACTACCTGAGATTATTCAGGAAATGTTAATTTGTACAACAAGTGAAAGACAAGGAAGATTAATCGATAGTGATGGTGATGCATCAATGGAGAAAAAGAAACAAGAGGGGTATTTTTAA
- the cysK gene encoding cysteine synthase A produces the protein MKFAQNVTELIGNTPLVKLQAASEKSGATVLGKCEFMNPTHSVKDRIGTNMIKAALEQGLINENTTVIEPTSGNTGIALASVCAGLGIKLILTMPSSMSIERRKLLKALGAELVLTEPEKGMKGAVEKANELAEKTENSFVPQQFANGANPDIHRKTTAEEILRDTDGKVDILVAAIGTGGTITGTGEVLKQHNPDIQVIAVEPEASPVLSGGKPGPHRIQGIGAGFVPDVLNTTVYNEVIQVSNEDAIATSQELARKEGLLVGISAGANAFIAQQVASRPENKGKTIVTILCDTGERYLSVGLYDDE, from the coding sequence ATGAAATTTGCACAAAATGTTACAGAATTAATCGGGAATACACCACTTGTAAAGTTACAAGCAGCGAGTGAGAAAAGTGGAGCTACAGTTTTAGGAAAATGTGAGTTTATGAACCCAACTCATTCAGTAAAAGATAGAATTGGTACAAATATGATTAAAGCTGCTTTAGAGCAAGGATTAATCAATGAAAATACTACAGTTATCGAACCAACATCAGGAAATACTGGTATTGCATTAGCATCAGTTTGTGCAGGATTAGGAATTAAATTAATTCTTACTATGCCTTCATCAATGAGTATTGAAAGAAGAAAACTATTAAAAGCTTTAGGTGCTGAATTAGTATTAACTGAGCCAGAAAAAGGAATGAAAGGTGCTGTTGAAAAAGCAAATGAATTAGCAGAAAAAACTGAAAACTCATTTGTTCCTCAACAATTTGCAAATGGTGCAAACCCAGATATTCATAGAAAAACAACTGCTGAAGAGATTCTAAGAGATACAGATGGGAAAGTTGATATTTTAGTTGCTGCTATTGGTACAGGGGGAACTATTACTGGTACTGGTGAAGTATTAAAACAACACAATCCAGATATTCAAGTAATTGCAGTTGAGCCAGAAGCTTCTCCTGTATTAAGTGGTGGAAAACCAGGACCTCATAGAATTCAAGGTATTGGTGCTGGATTTGTTCCAGATGTATTAAATACTACTGTTTATAATGAAGTAATTCAAGTTTCAAATGAAGATGCAATTGCAACTTCTCAAGAACTTGCAAGAAAAGAAGGGCTATTAGTTGGTATCTCAGCTGGTGCAAATGCATTTATTGCACAGCAAGTTGCATCAAGACCAGAAAACAAAGGTAAAACAATCGTTACTATCCTTTGTGATACAGGAGAGAGATATCTAAGTGTTGGTTTATATGACGATGAGTAA
- a CDS encoding O-acetylhomoserine aminocarboxypropyltransferase/cysteine synthase family protein, with the protein MQKETIAVHGGYNNKEGWGTMAVPIAQTTAYAFRDAEHAANLFALKELGSIYTRLTNPTTDVLEQRFAQLEGGAAAICVASGQSAIFYAIANVAEAGDNILISDKLYGGAVTLLTHTIKRFGITAKVFKSADASDLEEQIDDKTKAIFFESLSNPQIAIADIEKIVEIAKRNGVLTVCDNTVASAALFNPISWGVDVVVHSTSKYTNGQGTAIGGIIVERDGLAEFFKENAKRYSHFVEPDESYHGLVYTDVPLPNFCLRVRLALLRDIGAAQSPHNSWLLLQSIETLDIRMEKHSNSALEVAKFLESHPKVKAVNYPGLESNENYAKAQKYFKDGKASGLISFEAESYEAAKTVIDAAKLFSVVVNIGDSKSLIVHPASTTHSQMSESELLKAGVNPTTVRLSIGLENPKDLIEDLEQALA; encoded by the coding sequence ATGCAAAAAGAAACAATTGCAGTTCATGGAGGGTACAACAATAAAGAAGGTTGGGGTACTATGGCTGTGCCTATTGCACAAACAACTGCATATGCATTTAGAGATGCTGAACACGCAGCTAACTTATTTGCATTAAAAGAGCTAGGGTCAATTTATACTAGATTAACAAATCCTACAACAGACGTTTTAGAGCAAAGATTTGCACAATTAGAAGGTGGAGCTGCTGCAATTTGTGTTGCGAGTGGTCAATCTGCTATCTTTTATGCAATCGCTAATGTGGCTGAAGCAGGAGATAATATTTTAATCTCTGATAAATTGTATGGTGGTGCAGTTACTTTATTAACTCACACAATTAAGAGATTTGGAATCACTGCAAAAGTATTTAAAAGTGCTGATGCTTCTGATTTAGAAGAGCAAATTGATGATAAAACAAAAGCTATCTTTTTTGAATCATTATCAAATCCGCAAATTGCTATTGCAGATATAGAAAAGATAGTTGAAATTGCTAAAAGAAATGGTGTTTTAACAGTTTGTGATAATACAGTTGCAAGTGCAGCTTTATTTAATCCTATCTCTTGGGGAGTAGATGTAGTTGTTCACTCAACATCTAAATATACAAATGGTCAAGGTACTGCAATTGGTGGTATTATTGTAGAAAGAGATGGTTTAGCAGAGTTTTTTAAAGAAAATGCAAAAAGATATTCACACTTTGTTGAACCTGATGAGTCATATCATGGATTAGTTTATACTGATGTTCCTCTTCCAAACTTTTGTTTAAGAGTAAGACTTGCTCTTTTAAGAGATATTGGAGCAGCTCAGTCACCACATAACTCATGGTTACTATTACAATCTATTGAAACTTTAGATATTAGAATGGAAAAACACTCTAATAGTGCTTTAGAAGTTGCTAAATTCTTAGAGTCTCATCCAAAGGTTAAAGCAGTTAACTATCCTGGATTAGAATCAAATGAAAACTATGCAAAAGCACAAAAATATTTCAAAGATGGTAAAGCTTCTGGTCTTATCTCTTTTGAAGCTGAATCTTATGAAGCAGCTAAGACTGTAATTGATGCAGCTAAACTATTTAGTGTTGTTGTGAATATTGGTGATTCTAAGTCATTAATTGTACACCCAGCTTCGACAACTCACTCACAAATGAGTGAATCAGAGTTATTAAAAGCAGGTGTAAACCCTACAACAGTTAGGTTGTCTATTGGATTAGAAAATCCTAAAGATTTAATTGAAGACTTAGAGCAAGCATTAGCATAA
- a CDS encoding DUF2061 domain-containing protein, giving the protein MAEKAYRSVVKTVSWRTVGTLDTIIISYFITGNLGMAASIGSIELVTKMVLYYFHERAWNKISFGKTKEPDYQI; this is encoded by the coding sequence ATGGCAGAAAAAGCTTACAGATCAGTTGTAAAAACTGTCTCTTGGCGTACAGTTGGAACGCTTGATACAATCATCATCTCTTATTTTATTACAGGTAACTTAGGTATGGCAGCTTCAATTGGTTCAATTGAATTAGTTACTAAGATGGTATTGTATTACTTCCATGAAAGAGCTTGGAATAAAATCTCTTTTGGAAAAACTAAAGAACCTGATTATCAGATTTAA
- a CDS encoding phosphoadenylyl-sulfate reductase has translation MDVNNLNQKFQNSNAQEIIEYFIKEYGQDAALSSSLGAEDQVLTDMILKVDNNANIFTLDTGRLHPETYDVMDATNLKYGVKLNVFFPLNEKVEELYQKQGINGHFESIENRKNCCNIRKMEPLRRALKPLKVWITGLRAAQSVTRTDMPIVEYDENFKVIKVNPLINWNEEDVWNYIKQNNVPYNKLHDQGFPSIGCAPCTRAIKDGEDIRAGRWWWENPEHKECGLHAK, from the coding sequence ATGGACGTTAATAATTTAAACCAAAAGTTTCAAAACTCAAATGCACAAGAGATAATAGAATACTTCATAAAGGAGTATGGACAAGATGCTGCTTTATCAAGTAGCTTAGGTGCAGAGGATCAAGTCTTAACAGATATGATTTTAAAAGTAGACAACAATGCAAATATTTTCACACTTGACACAGGAAGATTACATCCAGAAACATATGACGTAATGGATGCAACAAACTTAAAATATGGTGTTAAGTTAAATGTTTTTTTTCCTTTAAATGAGAAAGTTGAAGAACTTTATCAAAAACAAGGAATTAATGGTCATTTTGAAAGTATTGAAAATAGAAAAAACTGCTGTAATATTAGAAAAATGGAGCCTCTTAGACGTGCTTTAAAACCTTTAAAGGTTTGGATTACAGGTCTTAGAGCAGCACAAAGTGTTACAAGAACAGATATGCCAATAGTTGAATATGATGAAAACTTTAAAGTTATTAAAGTTAATCCTTTAATCAACTGGAATGAAGAAGATGTATGGAATTACATTAAACAAAACAATGTGCCATATAACAAACTTCATGACCAAGGCTTTCCAAGTATTGGATGTGCTCCCTGTACCAGAGCCATTAAGGATGGTGAAGATATTAGAGCTGGAAGATGGTGGTGGGAAAACCCCGAGCATAAAGAGTGCGGATTACACGCAAAGTAA
- a CDS encoding Rrf2 family transcriptional regulator encodes MPLISTKGVYGLTAMYELSKYEDESPMQIKEISSNANIPQNYLEQLLGKLRRAELVKSIRGAKGGYVLAKKPEDISVKDILVALEGDLKIIDSKADNPILNIFFDDAKKSTKELFDISLAKLDEYQDRYNEFLHYSI; translated from the coding sequence ATGCCTCTAATTTCAACAAAAGGAGTATATGGTTTAACTGCCATGTACGAATTAAGTAAATATGAAGATGAATCTCCCATGCAAATCAAGGAGATTTCATCAAATGCAAATATTCCACAAAACTACCTTGAGCAGTTACTAGGAAAGCTTAGACGAGCGGAACTAGTAAAAAGTATCAGGGGAGCAAAAGGTGGATATGTTTTAGCGAAAAAGCCTGAAGATATTTCAGTAAAGGATATTTTAGTTGCCCTAGAAGGTGATTTAAAAATCATTGATAGTAAAGCTGATAATCCAATTTTAAATATCTTCTTTGATGATGCTAAAAAAAGTACAAAAGAATTGTTTGATATCTCACTAGCAAAGCTAGATGAATATCAAGATAGATATAACGAATTTTTACATTACAGTATATAA